The segment TGTGAGTCTGAATTCTGtgttgttgttttggggGGGGGAGATTGATGCCAAAACGTACTGCCAGTATAGCTTGAGATCATCGCTTCGCAGCTCTTCCACTCCGTTTCCTGGCTTGTGACTGCTCACGGTAAACCTGCCGAGGTTGGAAATCTCCTTGAGTCCAAGGGCTGCAGGGTCGACTAGGCTgacggcttcttctggctcTTCTTCCGACGACTCCTCGTCTGCCTGTTCTTCGAGACTGGTGTCTTCGGCCTCGTACTGTTCCTGCGACAAGACCTCGTCGTCATACGCCATATTGTTGTTCATGTTACGTATTTGGTCTGTCATGGGGTGGCGGCCCCGGGCCATAGCCAGGACGCTTAGGTCTGGCTCGGAGCTGGATTCATCTGAGTCGTAGGGCATGCTGAGCCGAGGGCCGGCGTAATGCGCCGCTGTTCAGGGTGTTAGAAAGTTTGTAATCTTGGGGGTTTTGCTGGTGATTTTCAGACGAGAGTCGGGGGATAGTTGGCTGTAGTGTCGTAGGCTGGATGCGTAAAAAGGGGTGGGAGGGACAGGATGGGTTGCGACGTTCAAAAGCGTGATGCCGTGCTTCGAGGCTCGTTTGGTCTGCGAAGGAGAGAGAAACGCCTGCGGCCAGGGGTGTTTTCCTGGTGGATGGGCAGGTATTTCTTCTGAAGGGGATTTCGTTGAGGCCTTGCGCTTGGTCTGGCCCGCAGCGATGAGCGGTGCAACGAGATGCTCTTGCTGAAAACATCAAATGGCATGAAGGTTCAAGCAGAGCTGCTAGTAAGCAGTCTGGTGCCTTGTGGCCATGAAACCAGCACCGGTCAAAGCCTCACGGCTCGTCAAGTGCAACAAGACCAGCCCATTGTTATATTGACACTTGGCACAAAATCGCCAACACCGCTCGACGCAAACCCCAAGGGAAACAGCCGAGTCCAAAGAGTGAACTATGAAGGCCTCGCCCCATCCCCACGACTCATCGCCCTCCATCCACGCTCGAGACCAGAAACCAGCACAACATATCAAGCCctcaaaaagaagaagaaaggacaAACTCACTCCTATGCAGCCGGAACGGATGCGGCGCCGGTCCCGCCAGGCCCGTCTGCAAACCGCCTTGGCTCCTTTGGCCGCCAAGCTGCTCCGGCGTCCGATGCGAATAACTCGGCGTGGCCTGCTGCCTCCTCACCACCGGCGGCGGGGCCTCTGCTCTCCTCCTCGAGCCAGGATTCGGTTCGTACTGCAGATCCGGCGTCTGCGCGGCATGTGCCACGGTCGTGGTCCCGGGTGTGGTGATGGCTCGCGCAGCAAAGTCGCGCGGTCGTGGTCGTTGTTCCTGCCGCCGTCCGTCGTCCACGTCTTCCTCGGACGCGGCAACGACGGCGTGAGCATTGGCactggcattggcattggcggcTACATGACGGGCTCGACGCGAGCCACGCGTAATGTCCATGACTATTATGCCCGGCCGCTGGGAACTCGTTACGGAAAGGGATGCCACACCACCACTACCACTGCGTGCGCTATTGGGATTGGAGGGCTGGAGCGAAACGGGGGGTGGCCTACGGCGTGGCTAGCATGGCTGTACCTGGCGATACGGGGACTGTACGCATGAACAGGACTGAATGGATGGTAATTCTTGGGGACACGGGCACCGCCCTTTTTTTCAATTTCCGTGTGTTTCATGGCCGATTTGCTGGGTGTTTGGTGGAGTTTTGGACGCGTGGTCACGTGTATAGGGTGGGTGGTGAGTGGTGAAATGAAGCTGGCCGACTTGTGTTGACATGGATGTTTATTGGAGTTTTTTTTAGACGTTAAAATTATTGTGAGTGCATATCCGAGGTatccttttttctttttcttttcgtgACTTGCTTCAGCTTTGTGGCTGTCATGCAGG is part of the Metarhizium brunneum chromosome 4, complete sequence genome and harbors:
- the APC10 gene encoding Anaphase-promoting complex subunit 10; amino-acid sequence: MDITRGSRRARHVAANANASANAHAVVAASEEDVDDGRRQEQRPRPRDFAARAITTPGTTTVAHAAQTPDLQYEPNPGSRRRAEAPPPVVRRQQATPSYSHRTPEQLGGQRSQGGLQTGLAGPAPHPFRLHRTAHYAGPRLSMPYDSDESSSEPDLSVLAMARGRHPMTDQIRNMNNNMAYDDEVLSQEQYEAEDTSLEEQADEESSEEEPEEAVSLVDPAALGLKEISNLGRFTVSSHKPGNGVEELRSDDLKLYWQSDGPQPHKLTVYFVKRVGIRDIRFFVDYSEDESYTPTKIVFKSGTSENNLIEFATMAMESPVGWQQVPIAGAGGDPDGNTLVSYVLQMQILENHQNGKDTHLRGIKIYAFDADAAQGAGRDTAAAEEEGAASAFGTADKLGDIVRDFAAARLEGGEAGFSIPDFMREPEIR